One genomic segment of Desmodus rotundus isolate HL8 chromosome 5, HLdesRot8A.1, whole genome shotgun sequence includes these proteins:
- the LOC112317646 gene encoding olfactory receptor 51I2, translating to MGLFNVTHPASFLLTGIPGLASSHSWLAGPLCVMYTVAFGGNAVILQAVRMEPSLHKPMYYLLALLSFSDVAMSMATLPTVLRTFCLNARNITFDACLIQMFLIHSFSMMESGILLSMSLDRYVAICDPLHYATVLTDGVIAGMGIAVTARSFVTLFPLPFLIMRLPICRSNVLSHSYCLHPDMMKLACADITVNIIYGLFVLVSTFCMDLVFIFLSYVLILRSVMAIASHEERLKALNTCVSHILAVLAFYVPMIGVSIVHRFGKHVPHYILVLMSNIYLFLPPVLNPLIYSAKTKEIRRAIVHMFRHIKM from the coding sequence ATGGGATTGTTCAATGTCACtcatcctgcctccttcctcctgaCTGGCATCCCTGGTCTGGCGAGCTCTCACTCCTGGCTAGCAGGGCCCCTCTGTGTAATGTACACTGTGGCCTTTGGGGGCAACGCAGTGATCTTGCAGGCTGTGCGAATGGAGCCCAGCCTCCACAAGCCCATGTACTACCTCCTGGCCTTGCTGTCCTTCAGTGATGTGGCCATGTCCATGGCCACACTGCCTACTGTCCTCAGAACCTTCTGCCTCAATGCCCGCAACATTACTTTTGATGCCTGCCTCATCCAGATGtttctcattcattccttctcCATGATGGAATCGGGTATTCTCCTGTCCATGAGCTTGGACCGCTATGTGGCCATTTGCGATCCCTTGCACTATGCCACTGTGCTCACCGATGGAGTCATCGCTGGAATGGGTATTGCTGTGACTGCTCGGAGCTTTGtcaccctcttccctcttcccttccttatcATGAGGCTGCCTATCTGCAGATCCAATGTCCTTTCCCACTCCTACTGCCTGCACCCAGACATGATGAAGCTGGCCTGTGCTGATATCACTGTCAACATCATCTATGGACTCTTTGTGCTTGTATCCACCTTTTGCATGGATCTGGTTTTCATCTTCCTCTCCTATGTGCTCATTCTACGCTCAGTCATGGCCATTGCTTCCCATGAGGAACGGCTCAAAGCTCTCAACACGTGTGTGTCACATATCCTGGCTGTACTTGCATTCTATGTGCCAATGATTGGGGTCTCCATAGTGCACCGCTTTGGGAAGCATGTCCCACATTACATACTTGTCCTCATGTCCAACATCTACCTTTTCCTACCCCCTGTGCTCAACCCTCTCATTTATAGCGCCAAGACAAAGGAGATCCGCCGAGCCATTGTCCACATGTTTCGCCACATCAAAATGTGA